Genomic DNA from Nitratidesulfovibrio vulgaris str. Hildenborough:
GTTACACGTCGGGGATCATGTCCCTGCGGTACTCGGCGATGTTACGCGTCCCATCGATGAAGGTGCGTATGAAGGCGACCCTGTCACCGAAAGCCTTCATGCGCTTCTTGGCCACGGGTTCACTGCGGGGGTTCATCATCTTGGCAGGGTTCACGAAATCCCCGCCCTGACGGATGCGGAAGTCTAGATGCGGCCCAGTGGCCCAGCCGGTGGCACCGACATAGCCGATGACCTGCCCCTGACGTACCTTGGTCCCCTTGCGCACGCCCTTGGCGAAGCCGGAGAGATGCGAATAGAGCGTCTCCATTCTCCCGCCGTGGCGCACGATGACCTGATTGCCGTAGCCGTTGACCCATCCCGCCTGTTTCACCTCGCCGTTGGCGACCGATTTGACGGGAGTCCCGGTGGGCGCAGCGTAGTCGATACCGGGGTGGGGCCTGCGTTCCATGAAGATGGGATGCAGCCTGTTCTTCGAGAAACCCGACGTCACACGGGTGAAGGAAAGCGGGGCCTTGAGGAACGACTTGCGCAGACTCTGCCCGTCCTTGTTGTAGTAGGCGGGCCCTCCGAAATCGTCGGTGAAGTAGAACGCCTCGTAGGTCTCACCCTGATTGGTGAAGGTTGCGGCGATGACCCTGCCGTATCCCTTGAAATCACCATCACGGTAACGCTTCTCGACCAGTACCGAGAAGCTGTCTCCCTCACGTATGTCGCGGATGAAGTCCACTTCCCAGCCGAAGATGTCGGCAAGGGTGATGGCAAGGCCCGGCGATTCACCGGCGTCAGCCACGGCCTGGAACAGGTTGGAGTCGATGACAGCATCGACGCGCGTGAGTTCATACTCGTAATGGATGGGTTCGACCCGTGCGATGAACCCCTCACCGGCTTCATCGGCGTTCACGACCAGCTTGCGGTCGTCGTCAATCTCGTATTCGAAACGTTCGATACTGCCGTTGGTGGCATTGGCAACGACCGTGTAGGGTTGCCCGGTGCGAATCATGGCCAGCGAATAGACCTTGCGACAGGCGTCGAGAAGGGCCTGAGTACGATTGGAGGTCACCCATCCCTGCAGGATTTTACCTGCCGTATCGCCTTGCGAGACGACACCGCGCACGAC
This window encodes:
- a CDS encoding M23 family metallopeptidase, giving the protein MPYTRIPKRGWLAVGLLIAVAVSVMLLRSPSTPPELPQADNGTVSISSNATEAAPEATAEQPENRVVRGVVSQGDTAGKILQGWVTSNRTQALLDACRKVYSLAMIRTGQPYTVVANATNGSIERFEYEIDDDRKLVVNADEAGEGFIARVEPIHYEYELTRVDAVIDSNLFQAVADAGESPGLAITLADIFGWEVDFIRDIREGDSFSVLVEKRYRDGDFKGYGRVIAATFTNQGETYEAFYFTDDFGGPAYYNKDGQSLRKSFLKAPLSFTRVTSGFSKNRLHPIFMERRPHPGIDYAAPTGTPVKSVANGEVKQAGWVNGYGNQVIVRHGGRMETLYSHLSGFAKGVRKGTKVRQGQVIGYVGATGWATGPHLDFRIRQGGDFVNPAKMMNPRSEPVAKKRMKAFGDRVAFIRTFIDGTRNIAEYRRDMIPDV